TTTACCCTGATGAAGCCCTTGAAGCGGGGGCTTACATTGTAGGTACTGGCCGCAGTGATTTTCCTAACCAGATTAATAATGTCCTTGCCTTTCCAGGTATTTTTAGGGGAGCATTAGATGCACGGGCAAAAACCATTACTGTTGAGATGCAAATTGCTGCCGCAAAAGGTATTGCCAGTCTTGTCCCAGATGACGCTTTGAGCACTACTAATATTATTCCAGATGCCTTTAAAGAAGGAGTCGCTGAGATTGTCGCTAAAAGCGTCAGGTCGGTAGTCCTTAAATCATAGAATATATGAAAAAAAAGAGAAAGTTATACTTTAAATCACAAAATAAGTAGAAGCATATTTCTAGCTTCTACTTATTTTGTGATTAGCTAATATCATTATCAATAATAACTTTCAAGGCGTTATTTGCACCAGCATGTTTAAAGGTTTCATAAGCTTTTTCAACTTCTGAAAGTTTAAAATGATGTGTAATAAGTCTTGTTGCGTCAATCTTTCCAGTTTTCAAGACATTTAGTAGCATTTCAGTTGTATTGGCATTAACAAGTCCAGTGTTTAAGGTGATATTTTTAATCCATAATTCATCCAGGTTGAAATCAACTGGTTTCCCATGAACCCCAACGTTAGCAATATGCCCACCTACTGATATAATTTTTTGACAAATATCAAATGTCGCGGGATAACCAACACACTCCATGGAAATATCGACACCACGTCCATTGGTTATATCGTCAATGATAGCCTTGACTTCTTCACTACTTCCTGAACAAATCGTGTGTGTGGCTCCAAATGTTTTAGCTGCTTCAAGGCGATTTTGAGATAAGTCGACCATAATAATATTGGCTGGAGAGAAAAATTGAACGGTTAGTAGGGCTGCGAGTCCTACTGGACCGGCACCAACAATACAAACATTATCTCCAGGCTTGACATGTGATGGCAAGACACCAATTTCATATGAAGTTGGTAAAATATCAGAAAGCATGACAAGTGCCTCATCATCAATCGTATCAGGAGCATGATAGAGACTACCATCTGCATGTGGGATATGGACATATTCTGCTTGTGTTCCATTAATTAAATGGCCAAGAATCCAACCGCCATCTTGACAATGTGACGAAAGGCCTCGTTTACAATAATAACAGGTATGACATGATGTGACGCAAGAAATAATCACTTTATCTCCGATTTTAAAGTTAGTAACCGCATCACCGACCTCCTTAACAATTCCAATTCCTTCATGACCAAGGATTGTTCCTTCTTTACATGCGGGAACATCCCCACCTAAGATATGCAAATCAGTTCCACAAATAGTGGTTTTTACCAACTGGACGATAGCATCTGTAGGCTTTATAATGACTGGTTTTGGTTTGTCTATGAGCTGTAGATTTCCGGTTGAAAGGTAAGTTGCTGCTTTCATATTTAACTTCTTATAAGGTTGAGAGGTAATCAACCAATTCATTTTTACACAGATATTATAATATTTTAAGAAAGGGTTTTCAATATTTTTTAAATCGATTATGATAATTTTTTAGATCATCTTTGTTGAATAACTTCATCCTTATTCAGAACTTAAAGGGTACTATTATAAGAATTTGAAACCGCTTTACTTAAACCGTGTATTTTTGTACAATAATGATTAAGGAGGTTTTTAGATGAAAAAAGAATTTACCAGTATCCTGTTTACAGTTAGTTTTTGTGGAATCATAGCATTGCCTGTCGAAGCTAGTGGCCCTAAAGTTCCTTATACACAAGAAGGTATAACGGCCATTTCAAATCAGGCAACAGTAAAATTGATTTCTATTGCTGATATCGCGAGCAGTTTAGAAGGACAAAAACCTATAACGGTTAGTTTTGATATCGATGATACTTTGTTATTTACTAGCCAATATTTTCAGTACGGCAAAGAATATATAACTCCAGGCTCATTTGATTTTTTGCATAAGCAAAAATTTTGGGACTTGGTCGCTAAACGGGGAGATCAGGATTCTATTCCAAAAGAGTATGCAAAGCAACTAATCGCAATGCATCAAAAACGAGGAGATAAAATTGTCTTTATTACTGGCCGAACTCGAGGATCGATGTATAAAAAAGGTGAGATTGATAAAACAGCTAAGTCACTGGCTAAAGATTTTAAGTTAGACAAGCCAATAGCTATCAATTATACAGGAGATAAAGCTGTGAAGCCGTATCAGTATGATAAAACATATTATATAAAGAAAAACGGCTCACAAATTCATTACGGAGATAGTGATGAAGATATAAATGCTGCCAAAGAGGCAGGTGCAAGACCTATTCGCATTTTAAGAGCTCCTAATTCAACCAATCTTCCTTTGCCAAAAGCTGGAGGATACGGAGAAGAGGTTTTAGAAAATTCGGCTTATTAGTCAAATATTTGTGTAAGAAAGGAAGTAACAGTAATTTCTTTCATCACCCCACTGAGTAACCAATAGCCCAGTGGGTTTTTTGGGTTACAGAAATCAGTTCTAAAAAAGAATCACTGGTAACTTAAGGTTGTCTTTGATACAATGGTAACAGTGTATTTAAAAGAAAGAGAGGACAACATGGAAAACCATAAAAATGAATTCACCTTTTCCAACAAATCAATTATTGCCTATGTTTGGCGTGGTGTTGTGGTTGGTATTATTGCTGGTGTTATTGTTAGTTTATTCCGGTTGTTAATTGAAGTGACAGCTGACTGGGTGATTGAATGGTACCGATACGCTCATATCAATTCGCTGTTGCTACTTCCTATACTAAGTGTCAGTTTGTTAGCTGTTCTTTTTGTAGGTTTTTTAGTAAAGTCTGATTCTGATATAAAAGGATCAGGGATCCCCCATGTCGAAGGAGAACTAAAGGGGCTAATGTCCCCAGATTGGTGGAGTGTCCTTTGGAAAAAATTTTTAGGAGGAATCATGGCTATTTCTATGGGATTTATGCTCGGTCGTGAGGGTCCTTCGATTCAGTTAGGTGCTATGTCAGCCAAAGGATTAGCTAAGTTTTTAAAATCGAGTCGTTTGGAAAAGCGAGTGCTAATTGCCAGCGGAGCAGCAGCAGGGCTATCAGCAGCTTTTAATGCTCCAATAGCAGGCCTCTTGTTTGTTGTTGAAGAAATTTACCATCATTTTTCGCGTTTAATTTGGATTACAGCGCTAGTGGCTAGCTTAGTGGCTAATTTTATTTCTCTGAATATTTTTGGATTGAAACCAGTCTTAGCAATGTCAGAGGCGATGCCTTTTTTAGGACTCAATCAATATTGGTTGTTGCTTTTACTTGGATTATTTCTAGGCTGCTTAGGCTATTTATATGAGATAGTTATCCTTAATTTTAATAAACTTTATGTTATTTTAGGGAGTTGGTTACATCTGCCAGATTATTTTTACGGTATTATTATGGTTTTTCTAATTTTACCGATTGGCTATTATTTACCACAGTTACTTGGAGGAGGACATGGTTTAATACTTTCTTTATCCAATCAACAATTGCCTTTGATGACTATCTTCTTTTATTTTATTATTCGATTTATTGTTAGTATGTTTAGTTATGGAAGTGGCTTACCTGGAGGTATTTTTTTACCTATTTTAACTTTAGGTGCTTTGGCAGGCCTATTATTTGGGCAAATAGCTTCTCAATTAGGTTTA
The genomic region above belongs to Streptococcus pyogenes and contains:
- the aphA gene encoding acid phosphatase AphA, with amino-acid sequence MKKEFTSILFTVSFCGIIALPVEASGPKVPYTQEGITAISNQATVKLISIADIASSLEGQKPITVSFDIDDTLLFTSQYFQYGKEYITPGSFDFLHKQKFWDLVAKRGDQDSIPKEYAKQLIAMHQKRGDKIVFITGRTRGSMYKKGEIDKTAKSLAKDFKLDKPIAINYTGDKAVKPYQYDKTYYIKKNGSQIHYGDSDEDINAAKEAGARPIRILRAPNSTNLPLPKAGGYGEEVLENSAY
- a CDS encoding zinc-dependent alcohol dehydrogenase family protein, which translates into the protein MKAATYLSTGNLQLIDKPKPVIIKPTDAIVQLVKTTICGTDLHILGGDVPACKEGTILGHEGIGIVKEVGDAVTNFKIGDKVIISCVTSCHTCYYCKRGLSSHCQDGGWILGHLINGTQAEYVHIPHADGSLYHAPDTIDDEALVMLSDILPTSYEIGVLPSHVKPGDNVCIVGAGPVGLAALLTVQFFSPANIIMVDLSQNRLEAAKTFGATHTICSGSSEEVKAIIDDITNGRGVDISMECVGYPATFDICQKIISVGGHIANVGVHGKPVDFNLDELWIKNITLNTGLVNANTTEMLLNVLKTGKIDATRLITHHFKLSEVEKAYETFKHAGANNALKVIIDNDIS
- a CDS encoding ClC family H(+)/Cl(-) exchange transporter — translated: MENHKNEFTFSNKSIIAYVWRGVVVGIIAGVIVSLFRLLIEVTADWVIEWYRYAHINSLLLLPILSVSLLAVLFVGFLVKSDSDIKGSGIPHVEGELKGLMSPDWWSVLWKKFLGGIMAISMGFMLGREGPSIQLGAMSAKGLAKFLKSSRLEKRVLIASGAAAGLSAAFNAPIAGLLFVVEEIYHHFSRLIWITALVASLVANFISLNIFGLKPVLAMSEAMPFLGLNQYWLLLLLGLFLGCLGYLYEIVILNFNKLYVILGSWLHLPDYFYGIIMVFLILPIGYYLPQLLGGGHGLILSLSNQQLPLMTIFFYFIIRFIVSMFSYGSGLPGGIFLPILTLGALAGLLFGQIASQLGLLNQSFLSLFLILGMAGYFAAISKAPLTGMILVTEMVGDLKPLMAIAVVTFVSYLVMDLLNGQPIYEAMLDKMAMKHPTNLVEPTLIELTVGDKIAGKYVKELKLPENVLITTQIHHQKSQVVSGNTRLLSGATIFLVVNEADTGFVREVLM